GAAGAAATTTTGAGCTGACAAAAGACTGtcataaaattattatttatatatatatatatatatattatatatttataattgttATTTAGCCCACTCATTGGGATTTTTGTTGACATTctcaaatcaaataattaaatcATTGCTTTAAAGGCAAAAGAGACCATGTAAATGTGGTGTACAttccacacaggtgttttcaattCAGGCTAATTGAACCCAACACTAGGTGCAACATTGCTAAAAGAAGTCAGGGAAAAGCCCCGGAGCCTGCatattataataacaacaataataataattacaatgaCTTTATTCAGGACACAAATAAAAGGTCCATTGTACATTAAGGATGACAACATTTATAAACATGgcaataaatatacagtacaattcatataaattaaaaaggtCACCAACCTTTACCTTTAATATGCAAACAGGAGCTCCAATGTCTCCGCAGTCTAGATGTATACCTAAAGCTTGTATAATTCTGTTTTCTGAGAcagacattttacacatttattgaGGAATAAAGTTTCTAATTAAGACAGAACAGGTGTGCACACCAACACTAACAAACATTTGACTAGCACTACACCATCTTGGTTGTTTTAGAAGCAGTCTCATGCCATCATTGTACGCCACATTCAGTCTCCGCATGTTCTTATTCCTACAAGACCGCCACAGATGGGCAGTATATAGTGGTGGACATATCGCTAAGAATAAAGCAACCTTAACAAAAGCAGAACACATACCAAATTTACGTGCAAGCACATTAGCCTGAGCATATATCTTGCAACACTGTCTGTTAATGTCCTTATCTTAATTATCATTAACAATATGACGGTCAGGATATTgatattatttacaaaatgcagtTGGTGCTGACGTTGTTGTTGCTGGTGGTAATACCATTATAACGCAATCAGGATTTGCtcattcatttgttcattcattttcattcatacaGAAAAGTCTATCCACCAAAGTGCCGTGCCATTCTACTCACCAATACCAGGGagatgcaacacacacatggtgACGACACATAAGTATGTCATGGAAAGTTCTTTAGTGCTTTAGCAAAATCACtttgtgaaacaaaaaagaaagggatCAAATGCATGCAATGTAATTAAACCTTGGTTTGAACCCTGGTCCGGACATTTAGGTACGAAAACACCCTATCACATTGATTTATTAttgtaaacattatttatttgacaattaatttttacttttgatagaCATTTTAATACTTTGTCTAACATAGTTgatattgtgtattgtgtgatAATGAGGCACCCCGAGACCTGGTTTTCCAACCACAGTATAGAAATTAACTACTGACTGCCCTCAACCTGCAAACGTCTTCTTTAAAAAACTTGGTTTGGGAAAAATCAGAGTAGAACCGCACGACTAAGAGTTCTTGAAAATGTGATAAACATCTGGGACACATAAACTCTGCCCGGGATTGGCAAAGGTGGTTTGTCACTGATTAGAGTGATACCAGGAGGTTTGATGGGAATCATGACAGGTGGTTGTGCCCCGGACAGAAGGAATGAGAAGAACATGCTGTTCCACATTTAGAGGGAAACCAAAGATgtgactgactgtgtgtttctgtgatcTGGGATTTGTctgataatttttttaacagatgttTTTGTTCCAGTGGACACATAACCTAGACACTTCTACGTACTtgctctttatttctcttttccaTTACAGCTGTAATAACACCATGCAACTCAGTGGAAAATCACAGAAAAGCTCATGTTGTGCAGTATAGCACATCCATTTTGAGACTGTTATACAACTAAACATCAACACTGAGATGAATGTCCTACTTTCAAAATTGtgaattttgttttgaaagtttcTCATATGGGAAGTTAGGTTAAATATAAGCTTGGAATTTAACTATCAACTGCTTCCAGGACTCCAGCAATTGCAGCCAACGTCTGTAATTTCggaaatcaattaaaaaatatcaagTTTTTGTGtgactgatggaaacaaaatTTATGCAAAAGAAGCTGCAATGCATAGTTTATTGGACAATTACCACTTAAATTTACatccacaaaaaacacatgttttgccACTTAGATGCTCATCTTAATaactgtctgacaacattatggaaaggttCCTTAAAGAGATTGACCTTTCTGTTCAAGAGACAGATCaattttgtttaacattaaacagcCCTGAAATCGCTATCTTCTTTCccctgttccaacaatcaccactctggtttgAGTGAAATAAacccttaaaggagaattccggtcaatttcaacacgtagctctatttgtaaatttggagtgctgtcagtagagagaaaaccAATTAGTGCTGTCTACattgtgttatcctcctgctagagttaacACCCAACAGGgcaattttaaatgtgtatttagcctctgaacatttttaaatgctgctatagatgtgaaagaaatgcatgaactAAACAATgctgaattagcagaactttcatgcatttttttcacatctacatcagtcagattcactgtgttcaaatggaaggaatcacttcacatgggtaggcgcttttaatgacattttgaacatgtttagaaggtgaaaagaagtttaaaacttgccccgtttcagcctgttgggtgcaaatctagcaggaggataacatggtgtagaCAGCCCCAactggtttcatttttctctctactgacagcactccaaatttacaaacaacagagccacGTGTTTTAATCAACCGGAATTTTCCTTCAAGTCTCCcgtttacatgcaaacatgtGCTAGCTCCATTCACGCTAAAAgtaatgtttgtttaaatggaaTCTGGCTAAGGCCAGTTGGGGGCTCTTTTGGGTTAAACAATAAGGAACTGTCTCTTTACCAACAAGGTCTATCTCTAAAGGGATCCTTACCATAAAGTTGTCAGAGACTtctaataatctgagcctggcAGTGGCAAAACAGCATTTAGTGGACAAATTATAGTTTTGTTGTTCACATTAGTCAGTTAGACAACAAtgcataggaaaatagggtccaagttgaaaaataccaaaatggTTCTATAAGTGCAGTACccaagtaaatgtactttaaacaGTGTGGATTGACACAATGGTGGCATAATGCCCATTCATTCTATCAGGCTAAATTAGGTGGTTAAACTGGGAAAGAACAACTTTTGTAGGCCTTCTGACAGTAAATATGGACATCCATGTTCACATGTTGAATGAATAGAACATGAGTGCCATCACTACTTCCTTTGCAGATCCTGATAAATGCATGGATGATTGTGAATAAACACCAggtgagcgagagagagagagatcagcaCTGCAGTGGATCTGACAAGACTTCCTAATACtttgagtttattttgtttctattttgaaGAGAAATATTGTTCATGACCAAGCAAGGAGTAAAGCTGATCCATTGCCAGAGTAAATCCTGTTTTGACAACCAGTGGAAAATGGTCCATCAGGTGATGGAGTATATTGTATCTATTGTATTattgcttggtgtgtgtgtgctatacagtaaatatgaaggtAGGTGATGAAGCTCAGAAAGCTTCAGTTTCCCAGTTACACATGAGGACAGAGTACATAACCTGGCAGCTGAGTACACATCAAGCTTCAGGGCTTAGAAAACACCATTATTTTCTAGTGTTCGATGATTAAATCTACAAACAGCCGGTATCAGTGGTAACCATACATCCGCCTTGAAACTGAGCTTCTGTTTAATGTGAgacaaaatcaacaataacTGTACAAGCGTCAGAGAGCGTCACATTTAAATAACTATTAACTGAGTAGACTTGCTCAGTGTTATCTTTGCATATCTAATAATCTTTACAGAACTaggattaaattaaattaaacaaaacagacacacagatcgCTAccaacccctccccccctccacacacacacacacacacacacacacacactgttgcatCAGAGAAAAGAATTTCACAAGCTGTTTCGCTATTTTTCTGTGGATTGTAACCTCACAAACAGTAAACACTTAATAATATCCCCAAGAGAACAAATTACTTGAATCAACAACCTCTATTTTGATCCGGAAGTCTGAAACACACTTCTCCTGTCCCCCCCATGCATATAAGCAAACTTTACGCTTGCAATGCGGTTTCTTTTAAAGGCTATTTGCATATAACATGTACAACGTTCAGACCTacgtcttttttttcctgtctccattttctgtttcctgACCGAAATTGGATCGACCAATTAGCTTACATTGGGGCCATGGGGGTAAAAATtcttattaatgtgcataaagaagccaagaaaagatggaaaaatctccaaagggtatcaaatgacagattagacatttctataatatgtctgaaaaagttagattttctttccatcatttacactttcaaaataacacaaaactaaaaaacggcgtctgcaaaagtttgggcaccctgcagagtttatagcatgcaccgccccctttggaaagctgagactggacagtgtcatggattggtCTCAATCATCTTCTGGAATCACCTCTTTGCTCCCATCCCATTAATCTTAGCTTGTATATCTTCACACTAAATTCAAAAAGAccaggaggaaaagaggaacagagggCCTGTCGTCTTGGACTCACACTTTGATTTTTCCTTCCCTCTTATCTTTCTCTTGGCTGGACAGGCAGCTGTTATCACCCCACTTTGTCGTAGAAAGCATTTGTTGCTGAGGCAGTTCATGATCTTTGACAGAGTGGACACATCTGCCAGACAAAAATATCTTTCAAGTCCTGCTGCTACtggtggaaaaaataaacacatctgCAGGCAACACTTGAAAACCTCAGATTCTGAGTTAAGTCATTCACTTATATATTCTATCCTCAAATTTTGCCTTCACATGAGTGACTGCAATTGATGAAAGGTTTTCTCAATCTTTGGAGCCCTCAAGTACTTTTCTTTAAGTTAACTGTGTACCAAAAAAAATTGCGTGTGTACAGAAGTCAACTTTTAAATCAGCAACTCATCCAAATTGAATTTGCTGCTATTTGGTAACCCATATTAACACCCACCccgacatctcacttctgtgcACTAAATGCCATTGTATGCTCCTGACAAAAACTTGTTTCTAAGTGCTTGTAGCTTTtccaaaaagacacacaatggCAGTCATAGAGACAGGCAAGACGCAGGAACTGTTTAATTAAATGCGCAAATAACAGTGCACTCTCTCAGTCTTTTCTGGAAGGCTTTAATAGTGTTACACTTGTTTGTTCACAAAAAGTGACATAAGTAGTTGTGAAAAGAAGGTAAAAGGGAAATGGCTCAATAACAatgtctctcttctttctcctttaCAGTCATAAACTCTATGCCTTGTTTTTGGCCATTTGATCAAATGATCGATATATTGACGTTTTTCACAGAGAGATTTGTTTGTATTATAGCAAACAAGAACAATTGCAAATACCACATTCGTGCATTGTTTTCCTTTCCAATCGCAACGTTTAAGTGGCCGAACACAGCAGTGGTTACattgcatttcataaaattCCCTGACTCAAAACATTGCAATAATTTCTCCTCAAAATCAGAAGAACAGAGCCTAAAGCTCTACGACTGCCATAAGTACATCTTAGACATTACATCAGAGCGCAGAGCGGACGATTTCTCTGTATCCCCTCTGATGACACTGTGGATCCAGGGCAAATACGAGGAAATCTTCAAATAGACGCCATACTTGTAGCTATTGCAAGGCTTGTCGTAGGAAAGGATTCCTGCAGCGAAAATGTCCCCAGTTTTAGCATCTGTGATAGCCAGAGCGCTTCCTGCGtcaccaaaacaaacattttctgcatACTTGGTGGGTCCAGTGCAAAACATGTCATCGTCTACAGCTGGTGTGAGCTCAATACTTTTATATTCTGCCTTACAGTCAGAGTGATTGACCAGGGGAAGTATGAGGTATTTGAGTGATGTAGCAGGAGTGAGGAGGATCCCCCATCCCCAGCCGGTGAGGACCCCTGACCTTCCTACGGTGTCTGCCAGGTCGTGGCCACTGTCTGGCAGGGGGATGGGGGTCACTTTATCGCTCACAACCACAGGCTCCTTCAGCTGAATCAGAGCAAGGTCATTGTCCCAGTCAGATCGGTTCTGGAAGCCTGGATGGAGAACAACCTGCAGAAGTGAAAGgtaaaatgagagagaaagtcTAATTTAAgacacaaatctttaaaaagtagttGGTAGCGTACTTGTCTAGGACTAACACTACGgattaaaatgcatttggtGCATATTTGGGTATTTCCTGCAGATGAAATGTTTTACTTGCTCACCTTCTCCACAGCAACCTCTTTGGAGGCATCAGCTTCCTTCCTTCCAGTGATTCCCAGGTACACTTTAGGAATGACAGGATCTTTTCCCTGAATGTCCAGTCGACTCTTCCTGACAAACAGGTTTCTGCCAGCCGTCAAAATCCAGCGCTCGGAGATGAGCGCCCCGCCTCCATAGCCCCCATCCAGCACACTGTCAGCGATGTAGACCATGGCCTGCCAGGGGACATGAGGAGCCAGGGTCCCCCCAATCATCCGTCTGGAACGGAGTGATGTTAACCTGGATGCTGGGATGTAAATGCagcatgtatttttatttcatacacTGTATCTATGTACTTGTTTTTTGTAGTCGgaagattttcagtttttttacttgttttacaTTCACAGATAATGTTCTCTTATCTTATGACCTGGTAAATGTAGACAGGTCATGTCAAGACAACAATCTTTAAATTCTAGTGATTcaattttgttaaatatgaTGCTTAACATGCGCTTTTATGATTCTTCTTATGGCTGGTTCAAATCTTATCTTTCTACTAAAATTCAGACTGTTGTTGTTGATGGTATTAAATCAAGTCCCCAAATAGTTGATAAGGGTGTCCTACATGGATCCATATTAGAGCTCCTAATTGAATTGGTTAATCAATTTATTCAACACACTAAACAATGGCTCACAAGTTAGATGCATTAGCGAGGCTGCATGAACATGCATTGTAGAAAcatattacaatttttaatcacatttcattttatatttaatgttttctttctctctttgctttctctcttttttttagctGAAAATAagcttctttattttttcaacatgcctcCATTCAGTTTAGTCACACCTCTCACTGGTCTTTC
The Etheostoma cragini isolate CJK2018 chromosome 1, CSU_Ecrag_1.0, whole genome shotgun sequence genome window above contains:
- the hp gene encoding haptoglobin; protein product: MWFSLTVLLLAALACLADVAQTNERIERSVSASRLTSLRSRRMIGGTLAPHVPWQAMVYIADSVLDGGYGGGALISERWILTAGRNLFVRKSRLDIQGKDPVIPKVYLGITGRKEADASKEVAVEKVVLHPGFQNRSDWDNDLALIQLKEPVVVSDKVTPIPLPDSGHDLADTVGRSGVLTGWGWGILLTPATSLKYLILPLVNHSDCKAEYKSIELTPAVDDDMFCTGPTKYAENVCFGDAGSALAITDAKTGDIFAAGILSYDKPCNSYKYGVYLKISSYLPWIHSVIRGDTEKSSALRSDVMSKMYLWQS